Proteins encoded within one genomic window of bacterium:
- a CDS encoding YfcE family phosphodiesterase, whose translation MKRLLVVSDTHGRANLPAIARLAEGCDLIVHLGDGFKDGQQLALMQPVPIVQVLGNNDLPLDVVPEKQIELEGWPILLTHGHRHGVKHDLVKLVGHADDMDCRLVLFGHIHRRAYQDAGRVQAFCPSSAAYNYDGTPPSVGLIDFFPDRIAHHWLPIDA comes from the coding sequence GGCGATCGCCCGGCTCGCCGAGGGGTGCGACCTGATCGTCCATCTGGGCGACGGCTTCAAGGACGGCCAGCAGCTCGCCCTCATGCAGCCCGTGCCCATCGTGCAGGTGCTGGGCAACAACGACCTGCCCCTGGACGTGGTGCCCGAGAAGCAGATCGAGCTCGAAGGCTGGCCCATCCTGCTCACCCACGGCCACCGCCACGGGGTCAAGCACGACCTGGTCAAGCTGGTCGGGCACGCGGACGACATGGACTGCCGACTGGTGCTGTTCGGGCACATCCACCGACGCGCCTACCAGGACGCTGGCCGGGTTCAGGCCTTCTGCCCGTCGAGTGCCGCCTACAACTACGACGGCACGCCGCCCTCGGTGGGCCTCATCGACTTCTTTCCCGATCGCATCGCGCACCACTGGCTGCCGATCGACGCGTAA